The following are encoded in a window of Thermoanaerobacter ethanolicus JW 200 genomic DNA:
- the tdh gene encoding L-threonine 3-dehydrogenase gives MEGYMTAVVKQHPKEGADIIKREIPKIGPDEVLIKVKATSICGTDVHIYVWNEWAKSRIKPPKIMGHEFVGEVVEIGENVTSVNVGDLVSAETHIVCGKCKACRTGNAHICENTLILGVDTDGAFAEYIKVPESNVWLNDKDIPLELLSIQEPLGNAVHTVFSGEIVGKTVAVVGCGPIGMMAIPLLKTTGASAIFAIEPVEYRMELAHKLGATRVINPLEEDVVNIIKSETEGYGADVVLDFSGSPTAIRQGLKYIAKGGRMSILGLPDNEVPIDITNDLVFKGITINGITGRRMYDTWYKVKGLLRSGLKEALKPIITHTFPLSEYEKGMELMIKGQCGKVVLYP, from the coding sequence ATGGAAGGATATATGACCGCTGTTGTTAAACAACATCCCAAAGAAGGTGCAGATATAATAAAAAGAGAAATACCAAAAATAGGACCTGATGAGGTACTAATAAAAGTCAAAGCCACATCTATTTGCGGCACAGACGTTCACATTTACGTTTGGAATGAATGGGCAAAAAGCCGGATAAAACCGCCTAAGATAATGGGACATGAATTTGTAGGAGAAGTTGTAGAAATAGGAGAAAATGTAACATCTGTAAATGTTGGAGATTTAGTAAGTGCGGAGACTCACATAGTATGCGGAAAATGCAAAGCTTGCAGAACTGGAAATGCTCACATATGTGAAAATACGCTTATACTTGGTGTTGACACAGACGGTGCTTTTGCAGAATACATTAAAGTCCCTGAAAGCAATGTATGGCTAAACGATAAAGACATACCTTTAGAACTTCTCTCCATACAAGAACCCCTTGGAAACGCCGTTCACACAGTATTTTCTGGAGAGATAGTAGGAAAAACTGTCGCTGTAGTAGGTTGCGGTCCTATAGGTATGATGGCAATACCACTTCTTAAAACAACTGGTGCTTCAGCTATATTTGCAATAGAACCTGTCGAATACAGAATGGAACTTGCTCATAAATTAGGTGCAACACGAGTTATAAACCCACTTGAAGAAGACGTTGTCAATATAATAAAAAGTGAAACAGAAGGCTACGGTGCAGATGTAGTATTGGACTTCTCTGGAAGCCCCACTGCAATAAGACAAGGCCTTAAATATATCGCAAAGGGCGGAAGGATGTCTATTTTGGGTCTTCCTGACAATGAAGTTCCTATAGACATAACAAATGACCTCGTTTTTAAAGGCATAACAATAAACGGCATCACAGGAAGGCGAATGTACGATACCTGGTACAAAGTAAAGGGTTTATTGCGCTCTGGCCTTAAAGAAGCATTAAAACCAATAATTACTCATACCTTCCCTCTTTCTGAATATGAAAAGGGCATGGAACTAATGATAAAAGGCCAATGTGGCAAAGTTGTATTATATCCATAA